Below is a genomic region from Diabrotica undecimpunctata isolate CICGRU chromosome 7, icDiaUnde3, whole genome shotgun sequence.
ATACAACAGtgaaaaatttatgaaaaaaaaactcGCTTTCGGTAAAAACTAGTGTTTGAAGTGATAAGagtttaatgttatttacaattcgAAACAGTCATACTGGTGGAACTCTGGCCGTTAGTTTTGCGACGTTGCCAAAGTTAAAAATAGTTCTGCAAACTGATGACTGATAGAAACTGGATTTTTGAGCGGTTGAAGCTAATCTAGTTCCTTTCGCGGTCCTTAGAAACATATATGATGGACACGGACAGTGATGATAACGCGCCAGAAGGCAAGAAGGGAAAAGATAGAGGGTCAACTTCACCTTTCCTGCAGAGCAAAAAAACTGCCAGAAACCCAAGCAAATGAAAACCAAAGGAGGAAGATTTAGAGTATGTGGACGACGTTATGAGCATGTTCAAGAAGATGATGGGAAACTGAAAGAAATCAGGAATGAAAATAAGAAATATAGAGAAGAGATGATAgcactgaaaaaagaaaatataaagataaatcaagaattggaagaaacgaaaaacaaattaactcagtttgaaaacaaagtaaaAACGAATTGAAAAACAGATGAAAATAAATAACATAGTAGTTACGGGTCTACAATAAACGCCACAGAtgaaacactcttaaaaaataacgtaaaagattttatacaaaagcacctaaaagaggatgtcgaaatatAATCTGCAATGAAGCTAAAAAACAATATATGTCTGGTACAAATGAAGGattatggcgaaaaaattaaggtaatgaaagaaaaaagcaaacttagattTCTTACTGGAGAAAAGATCTTTATCAACGATGACCTGACCGAAAAAGAAAAACACATGAGGCAGGAAATTGTAAATAAAGGCAAGGAATTAAGAGCTGAAGGTAAAAATGTGAAGATAGggtacaaaaaacttactgtggaTGGCATAAAATGGGAATGGGCCAGAAATGGTACTTTCAAACGagaaaattctagaaatatggacccaaaaaacGACATATAgtagtgaaaaaagaaaaagatagcTCATTATGCCAACGGATCCTAGCGATAAATAGCAAAATGAGTTTGGAtataaatagcaaaataaaaaataagattatgtacctaaatattgcgacatggaatgtaCGAGGAGTATACGAGGAGGGAACAGAGAGcctaatagaagaacttaaaaaatataaaatatacatcaTAGCAATACAGAAAACACATTTAACTAGAAACAACATTGAAAAGATTAGCCCATACACGTTTTATATAAGTGGAGGCGATAATAAGAATTTTGGAGTGAgttttctggtacatgaagacgtggagcaTAAAAAACGATTCATagtaaaatctgacagaatgGGTGCAATTAGAATAAAAGGAAAAGAGAACATGATATCGCTGATATCATGTtcaattttatgaaaaattagaatcattgtctgaagaaatgcccagacaagatattaaaattattatatacgacgccaatgcaaaggtcggaagagaagatatgtatatatatatatatatatatatatatatatatatatatatatatatgtatatatatatacaaatataacagggggtgaaagtaaacatttgaatacaaatgataatgaCCAACGGTTGATtacattcgcaattgaaaacaggatgaaaataatgagtacgtatttcagaagaaaaaatatatataaaggaacaTGAAAAATTCCGGGATCAAATAAAACTAATCAAAaagaccacatcttaatacaaaaatacactatatatatatatatatatatatatatatatatatatatatatatatatatatatatatatatacttactatatatatctatatatttatatgtgtatatacacttctcaacaattgaagtggatattatgaaaatgtgtattttattttttgttcataaggtcaaatagaaaaatgaaGTTATAtcaataaagatttatttttacttcgtattttcatacagatgaaccgaaagaaataaattctttaaaaaaaaaatagaaaataaaaaaaaattgtaaaattaacaacctaaaatttctattcctgctcaatttctaatatcctgAAAAGAAAAACtaatagtgtgtgggtccacctctgtgtcgccttagtcctttaactctatttggaagacctcttattaaattattgatgaactgctccggtatacgttcccaaatcgcgcgtaatgtattggccaactaATCTAAGGTTTGTggcggttgaaggagcctgttttgttgcctagacatttcggcccaaacatgttcaatgcaattcatatcaaCTGAACACcgtggccactccattcttgtaatgccatgagcttctatacactcgttgacaattctcgcacggtgaaggcgagcattatcatcaatcagaacaaattattcgcctattgcaccaaaaaatagaacaactattggtactatgactctgtctcgatattttgtagcagtcattgtctcgttaattaagacgactaagttcgtgcgaccgtcaaaacatatgcctccccacacgcaaacggatccacctccaaaagagtggttgggactctcagattttcattgtaacgctgtcctctCTCCCTCCAAATcaatattcggccatcattcgtatacaaacgaaatctggactcgtcagtaaagagacaattcctccaattttcaaaattccactgatagtgttccatcgcccagcgatatctgcatgcacgctgctccctaaTTAGTCGTGAATGGGTAGCTcgccgtctagcccttaaattggatgcatgtaaccgtcttctgacagtttgactggaaatcgctcgtccagtagcatgcctgaagatactgttaattcagcaagccgtgaatgttgggtttcttcttgccgtcagaactacaaaacggtcttgccgacaagttgtagatcgttctcttcctcctccatgcctgtatgttgcagatccagttgctacataccgattccatgcacgacttatcacactttgcgacacatttagcctcataggaacctcttgttgagttatgccttgttgaATCCAAagaactaattgctcgagctgcactagttctaaacgtctttgcggcataatgtttttgtgataaatagatttcttgacttattgacaactggtaaagccaatacaagcacttttatacgaatgatatattcatatttggaacaacatgtctctctttgtacgagataagggccgataagaatagtgagaaaaaaaccacatgcaaaaaatattggcaataaagatagcatatagaaTATAGTACAggctttaattttaaaaatagttttgtatattaattttataaattttaaaattatccacttcaattgttgagtagtgtatatACAAACCCTACGCTTGTACTTGCTTTACaataaattgttttctttctataatATTGTCTTCAGTTTTTCACCTCGTTTTTCACAACACTTACTCGAGTCTACTTGTGTTtctataaaaaaacataaaatatgttgTCACTTTTTCTAAAAATGTTTGTAGACAGCGTATAGatagataaatattttaaaacctaattaagaaaaattaaatatgaaaatCTATTACCGCATAAATCAAAATATTTCCTATGTGCAACTTCAATTTACTAtttgttgttgtatttttacaatttataatacATCATTTGCGAAATCCCATGTTTTTCAATAACTACGTATGAAATATGCTAACAAAGTTGCAAGATTTCACGGCTGCACGCGCACGATCATTTCTCGTATCCCTCCAAATACTTGCACACAGCGAATAATTCATCCACTTGGCACAGAGTCATATCATCCAGGACAAAATAATTGGCTTATTCTTGAAAtgctatataaaaaaaagaaaatcaatttCAATAGATACAATAATTTCGAAAAGTTTTTACCATTCTCACTAATTATTTCTTCAATAGACTGTATTTTTGTACTTAATATCTAAGCAGCAATAATTACTTCTACTTGACATTGTAAATCAATAGTTTTGTTCCCTTTTTAGGGATTTATTCAAATTCATACTGTTTAAATTTATTAGCTAATGAATTATTTTgcgaaatattattttttacgtGGTTTTCATTAATGGAGTATTCCTGATATTCACCGAGTAATAAAgtccattttaaaatattttttgatctattCGACATTGCTAGAAATAAAAAAacgtaataaaaaattaattgttatattctgtgtaaaaaaaattactttctATCTCGCCAAAAAACACCAAAAAGACACTCTGTGAACAACTCTTCTGCGAACAACTCTTTTAACCCTGCGTTAGTGTGCCTAAATAAATTAGCACGAGAGGTGTTCCGGAGTATGTCATACCCCAAACTAAATTAACGCaggaagttaaaatttttaaatttaatcatttaaaatggttaatcttggttttttacttatttatgattcaaataaattaaaaatggtACTGTAAAAGTCTTCTATTTAAATGTTATTGTTTTGTTAAAACATTTATTGAAAGTAATATTTCGTTTAGTACCAGAAACTGGCCCAAGCACTTTCTTCTTCAGCCTCCACTTCTTCAGAATCCTCCCTTTTGTGTGCTGTCTTTTCTTGAGCCCTTTCTTAAAATATAATTGTCTCTTGACTTTCTAACGCGATTTGTTCTTCCTCAGATTCACTATCAATGAACGATTTATCATCGTCAGAAATACTGCCAAACTCCGCCCATAAACGTTTTAACCTTTCCTGCTCTTGTTCGTAAGACATAATTATTCTATAATTCAGTATCGCTGaacgaaaaataaaaatcatagtacatttcgaaaaaatatcaaaaatatgtaaatttacctCTAGAACACAAAACAACTAAAAGTTACAACAGTAGTGTACCGGGGTATCACACACCCCAACCGTCTTTGAGCAACTCCTAATATAAACTGAAATTGTATGTACATCTGGTAACAAGGTCATCGTGAAAAAACATGTATAAACTATAGCTACTAGGCGCTACAAGGCGCTATTTCATCTACTTtcgattttatagaaataaaaagagtACCTGGGGTATGGTATACCCCAGAACACTAACCTAGGGTTAACTAAGACAAATATATCTAAGTAAGATTAGGTCGTATTTCGCTTATCGAATGCAGAACTATCCTAGtcacaaaatacaaattttacaggagagcatttttctatttattgtaaaactaaacaaaaattttgaaaaaaaaaattgattatcaTGTAACTTTTTCAGCCTATTTTCGATAACGCTTATGTTTTTTACGATAAAATCAGTTAAACACAAATTTATGGACTTAGGATATCTTGCTCGTTATAGGTAATATGCTATGTCCACATATGTTTAGTAATTAAAAACCAGAAACGAAATAAACAAATTCATTAttgaaacaaacaaacaaaaaattgtaggtaactaaaataaatataatataacacTAACTGTTAATtgcaaaagtaatttttttttaaataaggtaCAAAAATCCTAATACTAGGTAAGTAttcaaaaagaaataagtatggaTTCCTGAGGCATAAGGGCAATTATTACTCGAAATCATTTGTACGTAAAACTGAATAAGGTAAATCAGCATAAAAATCATGGTACTGGACGGGTATCACTTTCTTGTTACATAAAAATTGTAGATGTTCATGTTTTTTCTTAGTCAATGGAAGGAAATCTTTATATAACTGTTTCAGCTCAACATTATTTATATCGACATTAATTGACTTTCTACCTTTTTGTAATAAATCAATCATTTTATATTGCTCATGATAATCATGTTTGAAAAGAATTTTGTTCGGATATTTGCTATTTGCCTCTATAATGTGTATCTTATTCAAATGTACTTTTTCGTTATTTACGTCACGATCCCAATTCAAAGTGATTTCTTGAGTAAGAGCTTTCAGATCCAGAAATTTTTCTTTGTCCATTTCGATCACATGATAAGGATTGTTATTCTTGGCCGTTCGCACTAATGTATACCACTGATCAGGGGAAAATATGGGAATATGCTTAGATGCTCTCTCTATTACACTGTGCATCGAGTCCCCTTCGGTTTGCGTGTGTCCTTTCTCCAAGAAAGTATGTCTAATGACAATATTAATCTTTTGTGCCAAGAAACTGTACATAGTGAAGAGGAATTTGTTTCTATTTTGGCCAGCGCAATTATCTGAGTAGAAGGAAAATTGCTTTGTCCCGCGGTCTACTTTATGGTTAATGAAATTGATTAAACAACTACCTATCTCCGAGCATCCCCTTTTTCCGATGGACTCATACCACATGTAGCAGTAGCCGTTAGCCATattaaataccgtaaaattatacgTCGGCAATTTCAGTTTGTATTAAGTAAGGCCAATATTGCATTTTGGTACAGGTAGGATTTGTTCCAAATCGAAAACTGCTGCACATAATTCACTATTTAGCTTAGCTCCTTCTTTATCCGCATTTTTTAATTGTCGTGCAACCTCCTTGTTTCTAATATGTGACTGGTATTCTtcttccattttatttttctcttccaTTGTGCTTTCTGTATATTTGTTACATATATCACACATATCCTTTTTAgggatgaaaaacaataaattgtATTCAGTGTTAAATATTATTCTGTACATACTTTCAGTCGCaggtttaatattcttttcttcACAATATTCAAGATAGAGACCATACATCCTGGCTATGTTAAGTGTCGAAGGCAAAAAACGTTTAGATGTATTTTTCCGATAGTAGTGGCTTTCGACAGTTTCAAATAGATTAATGTGGTCTCTTATTGACTGCTTGACAGAATCATCTAGTTTAGAGTTTTTACATACTTTACCTCGACGATCTTTTGAAACTGTACCCGTACTtcccattttttttataactttcttAACAACTTGGGCACTTATtcctaatgtatttaaaaaaaaaggttttacaCACAACAGTTTTCTGTCCACGATTATAAAACATGTATTTGTAAGAAAATGCCCGTTTCCTTCCTTTACTTTTGTCTGTGTTGCCTTCATTTTCAATATTGTTTTCATCATGGCTCTccttttttttcattaatttctctCAAGCGTGTTCTGACCTTCTCTGTCAAATCTACATTGTTTGCAATGAAGTCACGTTGTCTGTTAATGTCTCCTAGTTGCCATCAACTTTCAAAAATCTAccttctttcttcttctgaaATCTTTTCGCTGGATTTATTTCTACAATTAGTGCAAGCATTTTTCTGCTGTTTCTTTGCATGGACATTTCCTTTCCAATCGGCATATTGTTCACCACGATTACGGGATGccttaattttatttcttctcCATTGACATGGGTTTCTTTGTCTTTTGCGTGTGTTTAACTGCTTAGATGTCACCGAGGTACCTTGACTATCACCATCTAATAAACTTTCTTTATCTACTAGATCTTGATTTTGAAATGAGTAGTTTTCTTTTACTGGCTTATAATCAGGATCATTACTATCATCATCAGAAGCAAATGGATCTTCTTCAGATTCAGACAGGAGTAAATCGTCCTCTAAAATATTGCGTTCATTTAGGGCCATATGGCTACTTCGAATTGATCGGAAATTTGAGCTATCTTTTATATTTGAATTAAGAATATTATCCAGTATATTACCAGATGGATATATTTGTGTAACAGgattaatatgaaaaaaatatgttgatgtttCCCAAGGAACTAAGAAAGAAGGAGGACTTAAAATAACACTTTCTTGCATTAATCGAGCTACATCTTTATCTGAAGacacttttttgttttggacaCCTACAAAATATTAGTATATAGTACGTAGACTTTACCAAAAatgaaattttctgaatattaCCTAATTCTGTGTTTTCATCTGAAATTATGTGTGTGGCCAAAAGAGGTGGAGCTTGCAGCAACGCATTTTTATTCATCAGCTGAGTGCcacttctatttattttttcatagggAAATTCTAAAGTCAAATCGACAAATTAGAAGGGTGACTGAATTAAATATAGTTTTTTGTGCTTTACCTGTTCTAGAAATTTCCTCATTTTTCTTATTAACTATCAAAGAAGGAAACGATTGTGACTTAGTTCTTTCAGCTGCACTTCTTTTATCTAGATTTTGGATgtctacaataaaaaatatatgaattatAATTACGTTTTGAAATCTAATTTTTCCTCTTACCTGTCTTTAGAGtatcttcaatttttttgttGACAGACAACATTATCTTCTGAGTTCTGGAAGTCATTGTAaacatataatttaaataataatatcgttttttttatttcgatacaAAGCAATTAATTAATACTTATAGGACTATACTTCGAAAATTGAAAGCAGAACTAGTCTATGTCCAAACTAAATACGGACTTAGTATAGATCACCTCTAAAAGTTACTTCTGCACTGAGAGTTAATACGATGTACATATTAGGATAGTATAGAAAATTCTCATTGGGTGGGGATCGAGTGGAAGGGCGATAGGCTAGTTCTGCGCTCATATTCGGCAGTCCGAATTAAAGATGATAGCGTTGAAAGtcaattttcgacaaaaatggacTTAGGATAGTTCTGCATTCAATGAGcgatttactttgtaccactaaGGCGATTGTGCGGTTTCTAAATCTAGGCACGGCATTT
It encodes:
- the LOC140446108 gene encoding uncharacterized protein; translated protein: MTSRTQKIMLSVNKKIEDTLKTDIQNLDKRSAAERTKSQSFPSLIVNKKNEEISRTEFPYEKINRSGTQLMNKNALLQAPPLLATHIISDENTELGVQNKKVSSDKDVARLMQESVILSPPSFLVPWETSTYFFHINPVTQIYPSGNILDNILNSNIKDSSNFRSIRSSHMALNERNILEDDLLLSESEEDPFASDDDSNDPDYKPVKENYSFQNQDLVDKESLLDGDSQGTSVTSKQLNTRKRQRNPCQWRRNKIKASRNRGEQYADWKGNVHAKKQQKNACTNCRNKSSEKISEEERR